The following are from one region of the Etheostoma spectabile isolate EspeVRDwgs_2016 chromosome 17, UIUC_Espe_1.0, whole genome shotgun sequence genome:
- the prepl gene encoding prolyl endopeptidase-like: MAVLSSLLCSSARLVTLSRLGFWELAVCKRIPWLSLSVQRCYTSDTSNPSVDHLSSGLERYKDLQKYFNKRLKATYRRFSHIPDHSVVCGHHHMYFVEGDGIYRMDQRQSEPVPEQVLNLQQVSGQEEKTGLDSEKRKQRIQWTVQRIRLSPQEKHLAATLKATYREETRCVVVRLGKRNSSPLDPPHVVVTMDKVFSFEWATDKVLFYTTLEGLRCSRVFRLDLTSSGSRITSVYEETHPDVFVEVALSRDRQILSINCNSRTSSEVLLIDRTTSHLEAFLVQPRQQDLMYHVEHWKKCLVILTNTGPGQEYQVVQAPVSEPSMVSWVPLFTPGPGTALKDMDVVGDHCVLNARTPAGELILIVVSLTHTKEAYTVQLPSWACAIQTKKPGMADQHSVLEFLISSPVHFPVPYCLYPEDGLLLSGTEDGSSPENQGNYTTTRLEACNQDGTLVPITLFHSLPVEGLSQAPLLVHVYGAYGRDLNMDFCPEKRLLLEQGWALAYCHIRGGGERGLSWQRQARVEGKQRGVEDLQACLNHLFSLGISSPQLTALTACSAGAVPVGALCNRHPHMMRAVTLQAPFLDVLGTMEDPSLPLTLEDIEEWGDPVGNPKHRLTISSYCPLHNITPQRYPSILLTAYSGDARVPLAGVLKYTEQLKSAIHTHFSMEPKSECEPAPNIVLNIQPGANHLGPEDLELMLEEEALALAFLYTELGLDPPRPPRKRKR, from the exons ATGGctgttctctcctctctgttgtgTTCATCTGCTCGTCTCGTTACACTCTCTCGGTTAGGATTTTGGGAGCTCGCCGTTTGCAAAAGGATACCATGGCTCTCCTTGTCCGTCCAACGTTGTTACACGTCG gacACTTCAAACCCATCCGTTGATCATCTCAGCTCTGGACTTGAGAGGTACAAGGACTTGCAGAAGTATTTCAACAAGAGACTGAAAGCAACGTACCGCAGGTTTTCCCACATACCTGATCACTCAGTG GTCTGTGGACATCACCACATGTATTTTGTTGAGGGTGATGGCATCTACAGAATGGACCAGAGACAAA GTGAGCCGGTGCCAGAGCAGGTGCTAAATCTACAACAAGTCTCTGGACAGGAGGAGAAGACAGGACTTGATagtgaaaagagaaaacagagaatTCAGTGGACGGTCCAGAGAATACGTCTGTCCCCACAGGAAAAACATCTTGCTGCCACATTAAAAGCTACTTACAGAGAAGAGACGAG GTGTGTGGTTGTGAGGCTTGGAAAGAGAAATTCCTCACCTCTGGATCCCCCACACGTTGTAGTCACAATGGACAAAGTCTTCAGCTTTG AGTGGGCCACAGACAAGGTTCTGTTTTACACGACTTTGGAGGGTCTACGCTGCAGCAGAGTGTTTCGGCTGGACCTGACCTCCAGTGGAAGCAGGATAACTTCTGTGTATGAGGAAACACATCCTGA TGTGTTTGTGGAGGTTGCCCTTTCCAGAGACCGACAGATACTGAGCATCAACTGCAACAGCAGGACCAGCTCAGAGGTGCTGCTAATTGATAGAACAACATCCCATTTAGAGGCTTTCCTGGTTCAGCCACGCCAGCAGGACCTCATGTACCATGTGGAGCACTGGAAAAAGTGTCTGGTTATACTAACTAATACAGGGCCTGGACAAGAATATCAG GTGGTACAGGCCCCTGTCTCAGAGCCATCCATGGTCTCCTGGGTGCCTTTGTTTACCCCTGGCCCTGGCACGGCTCTCAAAGACATGGATGTGGTCGGAGACCACTGTGTGTTGAATGCGAGAACACCAGCCGGTGAACTCATCCTGATCGTGGTCTCACTGACCCATACCAAGGAGGCATACACTGTACAG CTTCCCTCCTGGGCCTGTGCAATCCAGACCAAGAAACCAGGCATGGCAGACCAACACAGTGTGTTAGAGTTCCTGATTTCATCTCCAGTCCACTTCCCGGTGCCCTATTGCCTATATCCTGAGGATGGGCTACTTTTATCAGGCACTGAAGATGGGTCCTCCCCAGAGAACCAGGGCAATTATACCACCACACGCTTAGAGGCCTGCAACCAA GATGGGACCTTGGTGCCAATTACATTGTTTCATTCACTACCTGTGGAGGGTTTGAGTCAGGCGCCGCTACTAGTCCACGTCTATGGAGCTTATGGCAGAGATCTCAACATGGACTTTTGCCCAGAGAAAAGGCTGCTGCTGGAGCAGGGCTGGGCTCTGGCCTACTGCCACATAAG AGGTGGAGGAGAGCGGGGTCTGTCCTGGCAAAGACAAGCTCGTGTGGAAGGGAAGCAAAGAGGAGTGGAGGACCTCCAAGCCTGTCTCAATCACCTTTTCTCTTTAGGAATCTCCTCTCCTCAACTCACTGCCCTTACAGCCTGCAGTGCTGGGGCTGTGCCAGTGGGAGCACTGTGCAACAGACACCCACACATGATGCGGGCTGTCACACTGCAG GCTCCTTTCCTGGATGTGTTGGGAACTATGGAGGATCCCAGCCTGCCTCTAACTTTGGAGGATATAGAAGAATGGGGGGACCCAGTAGGAAACCCAAAACATAGACTTACCATCTCCTCCTACTGTCCCCTTCACAACATTACCCCTCAG cgcTATCCATCAATTCTGCTGACGGCCTACAGTGGTGATGCCAGGGTTCCTCTGGCAGGTGTCCTCAAATACACTGAGCAGCTAAAAAGCGCCATTCATACACACTTCTCCATGGAACCAAAGTCAG AATGTGAACCAGCACCGAACATAGTTCTAAATATCCAACCTGGAGCAAATCACCTCGGACCAGAAGACTTAGAACTGATGCTGGAGGAG GAAGCCCTCGCGCTAGCATTCCTCTACACCGAGCTGGGCCTGGACCCTCCTCGGCCTCCACGCAAGAGGAAGAGATAG